Proteins from one Triticum aestivum cultivar Chinese Spring chromosome 7A, IWGSC CS RefSeq v2.1, whole genome shotgun sequence genomic window:
- the LOC123154413 gene encoding G-type lectin S-receptor-like serine/threonine-protein kinase At2g19130: protein MTRPLRLGHLYLQYLHLQVCHPLQFIMHLLIDFTLLLFLCTQANSAATDSILTGQALAVSDKLVSKNGRYALGFFNTSSSQDTTNWYLGIWFNTVPKFTSAWVANRDTPIKSTTALELTISHDGNLVILNGSTKSIIWSTQANITRNSTTAMLLSSGNLILTDSSNSAEVLWQSFDHPRDTLFPGAKLGWDKVTGLNRKLVSWKNLIGPATGVYCHRLDPSGVNQLLLTPLNSSIPYWSSGVWNNKYFLSIAEMTSSNQVSNTTFVHNDQEKYMVFNLVDESMVTHFAVDVSGRLKQSIWLESSQDWTMIYAQPKLQCDVYAICGPFTICNDNELPYCNCMEGFTITSPEDWELEDRTSGCSRITLLECISNKSTTHTTDKFYSVPYVELPQNAPKVEAPASPNECAQICLNNCSCMAYSFNDEKCSIWHNELLNIRELQCSGTTCSIGETLNLRVSAKDFHRLTNNRKEICYWSCNWCRHFCSRFMCTFSPGNDLEKQK from the coding sequence ATGACCAGACCATTAAGGCTTGGGCATTTATATCTGCAGTATCTGCATCTTCAGGTTTGCCATCCTCTCCAGTTCATCATGCATCTCCTCATAGATTTCACCTTGCTCCTCTTCCTGTGCACCCAAGCAAATTCTGCCGCGACGGACTCCATCTTGACCGGCCAAGCACTTGCTGTCAGTGACAAGCTCGTCTCCAAAAATGGCAGGTACGCGCTTGGCTTCTTCAACACAAGCAGCAGCCAAGACACCACCAACTGGTACCTTGGCATATGGTTCAATACAGTCCCCAAGTTTACTTCCGCATGGGTCGCAAATAGGGATACACCAATCAAGAGCACCACCGCACTAGAGCTCACAATCTCCCATGATGGCAACCTTGTCATCTTAAACGGGTCCACCAAGTCTATAATCTGGAGCACACAAGCAAACATCACAAGAAATAGCACCACTGCTATGCTTTTGAGTAGTGGAAATCTCATCCTGACAGACTCTTCAAACTCAGCAGAGGTTCTGTGGCAGAGCTTTGATCACCCCAGAGATACACTTTTCCCTGGGGCAAAGCTTGGATGGGATAAGGTCACTGGCCTGAACCGTAAGCTCGTCTCTTGGAAGAACTTGATTGGCCCAGCTACCGGTGTGTACTGTCATAGGTTAGACCCCAGTGGTGTCAATCAGTTATTGCTTACACCATTGAACTCCTCCATACCATATTGGTCGAGCGGTGTATGGAACAACAAATACTTTCTCTCAATAGCAGAGATGACAAGCAGCAACCAAGTTTCGAACACAACATTTGTCCACAACGACCAAGAGAAGTACATGGTATTTAACTTAGTCGATGAATCTATGGTTACTCATTTTGCAGTTGACGTCTCAGGTCGACTAAAACAATCCATTTGGTTGGAGAGTTCACAGGATTGGACAATGATCTATGCCCAACCAAAACTTCAGTGTGATGTCTATGCAATCTGTGGACCTTTCACAATTTGCAATGATAATGAGCTTCCATATTGCAATTGTATGGAGGGCTTCACCATAACATCCCCCGAGGATTGGGAGCTAGAGGATCGAACCAGTGGCTGCTCAAGAATTACTCTGTTAGAATGCATTAGCAATAAAAGCACAACTCATACAACAGACAAGTTCTACTCTGTGCCATATGTTGAGTTGCCGCAGAATGCCCCAAAAGTCGAAGCTCCTGCAAGCCCGAATGAGTGCGCACAAATTTGCCTGAATAATTGCTCTTGCATGGCATATTCCTTCAATGATGAAAAATGTTCTATCTGGCATAATGAATTGCTCAACATAAGAGAACTACAATGTAGTGGTACTACATGTTCAATCGGAGAAACTCTTAATCTTCGTGTTTCTGCTAAAGATTTCCACAGATTGACAAACAACAGAAAGGAAATTTGTTATTGGAGTTGCAACTGGTGCAGGCATTTCTGCTCTAGGTTTATGTGCACTTTCTCTCCTGGTAATGATTTGGAGAAACAAAAGTAA